In Bacillus sp. Cs-700, one genomic interval encodes:
- a CDS encoding LCP family protein: MSKNKSRIRRRRKRSLFRNLFFLILFVVMIVVGYGAYVAVEGYQASKKTYNELERGKQSALRDKAVEISKDPFSILLMGVEDYSTGGEHGRTDTLILLTIDPQKETAKMVSIPRDTRVEIIGRDSMDKINHAHAFGGPDMTINTVENFLDIPIDYYAKVNFEGFKGVINEIGGVKVDVPFDFWEYSDEVNRKKIQFTEGPMELDGEEALAYVRMRRFDSDFGRSDRQRQVINAALDKTLSVKNLFKLDEIADHLSGNIETNLTATELFSLQKKFTKLNSSDIENLKFTGQDARIDGVYYFEPNEENVAEIKQVLKTHLNHENTSME, encoded by the coding sequence TTGTCAAAAAATAAATCAAGGATCAGAAGACGTCGAAAGCGTTCATTGTTTCGGAATCTTTTTTTTCTTATTTTGTTCGTTGTCATGATCGTCGTTGGTTATGGTGCATACGTAGCAGTTGAAGGGTATCAGGCCTCAAAAAAGACTTATAATGAACTAGAGAGAGGAAAACAGTCAGCGCTTCGAGATAAAGCAGTGGAAATTAGCAAAGATCCTTTCTCCATCCTTTTAATGGGGGTTGAAGATTATTCAACTGGAGGCGAGCATGGCCGTACTGACACATTAATCCTTCTAACAATTGATCCTCAGAAGGAAACAGCCAAAATGGTGAGTATCCCCCGGGATACAAGAGTAGAAATTATCGGTAGAGATTCTATGGATAAAATAAATCATGCGCATGCCTTTGGTGGCCCAGATATGACAATTAATACGGTTGAAAACTTTTTAGACATTCCCATTGATTATTATGCAAAGGTGAATTTTGAAGGATTTAAAGGTGTTATTAATGAAATCGGTGGAGTAAAAGTGGATGTCCCGTTTGATTTTTGGGAGTATAGTGATGAAGTAAATCGAAAGAAGATACAGTTTACCGAGGGCCCAATGGAACTTGATGGTGAAGAAGCACTGGCATATGTTCGTATGAGAAGATTTGATAGTGACTTTGGAAGAAGTGATCGTCAGCGTCAGGTAATTAACGCCGCCCTTGATAAAACTTTATCTGTTAAGAATTTATTCAAACTTGATGAAATCGCTGATCACTTAAGTGGAAATATTGAAACAAACTTAACCGCAACAGAGCTATTCTCGCTTCAGAAAAAGTTTACAAAGCTAAATTCTTCTGATATTGAAAACCTCAAATTTACCGGGCAAGATGCTCGAATAGACGGTGTTTATTACTTTGAACCAAATGAAGAGAATGTTGCTGAAATAAAGCAAGTTTTAAAAACGCACTTGAATCATGAAAACACATCTATGGAATAA